Below is a genomic region from Prochlorococcus marinus str. MIT 0918.
TGAATTAGATAAGTGGATATGGAGGGCATGTTTTCAGGAGAATTCTCCAAATCGGTTCAAATGTCCCTTTCGGCAAGGGAGATGGAGATTATTGAACTTGTGGCGGATGGTTTAACAAACCAAGAAATAGCTCAAAGATTAACTATCAGTAAACGAACTGTAGATAATCATGTGAGCAATATGTTTACGAAAACAGGTTCTAAAAACAGAGTCGCGCTTTTGAATTGGGCTATGGACCACGGCAAAATCTGTCGAGATGGCTTTAATTGCTGTTCTTTGCCTGACGACGAAGACCCTTCTTTGAACGATAGTTGATCTCTAAAGGATTAAACCCTGGCAAGTCAAGCAATGAATATTCATCTGCAGCGATTTCCAGTAGCTCTGCATAATCTATACAAGCCTCACGATCAGAGCATGTAAAACGGAGTATTCCGTCTATGTCATATAAGCCATACAAGGCGAGAGC
It encodes:
- a CDS encoding helix-turn-helix domain-containing protein; translated protein: MFSGEFSKSVQMSLSAREMEIIELVADGLTNQEIAQRLTISKRTVDNHVSNMFTKTGSKNRVALLNWAMDHGKICRDGFNCCSLPDDEDPSLNDS